One genomic segment of Gottschalkia acidurici 9a includes these proteins:
- a CDS encoding ASKHA domain-containing protein, translating to MAKITFKDKSTTIEVEEGISLVECIRQADFSIETPCNGMGTCGKCKIEATGKLSAVMDKEKEHIKEGSSERLACLTTVLGDVEIKLTDKYTALKTINEGYSIDVKLNSDMKIIDIPLLDRTSSIPYVENLKYEISSNILEKISDIDKNNYEDIKAVLYKDKIIDIEQSLEKLFGVAIDIGTTGISAYLVDIRTGETLNKKSSLNPQTEYGGDVLSRITYSISTSEGKENLKRSIVNKINKMILELVKGEENIKYVYRVIVAANTVMLHMLLGIDTETIAKSPYRPVFIRKLDIKGKDMGIKINEEGIVTILPSASGYVGADIVSGAIATAFNRKKHNAIFIDIGTNGEILVISNGKVVGTSTAAGPAFEGMNISCGCRAESGAIDTFIIENENVKFTTINNESPKGICGSGLIDIASELVNNKVILKSGKLNNKLEGELGEKIRDKKFYITDEIYISQADIRQIQLAKGAIAAGITMILQSINLSIDQIEEVVVAGSFGYHLNPESIRRIGIIPKGFKGKISFTGNSSVEGAKLSLINKDIIKDMIRLKDEIEVLELSMKEEFQECFVKELSF from the coding sequence ATGGCAAAGATAACATTTAAAGACAAATCAACAACTATAGAAGTGGAGGAAGGTATAAGCTTAGTAGAATGCATAAGACAAGCAGACTTTTCCATAGAGACTCCATGTAATGGTATGGGTACCTGCGGTAAGTGTAAGATAGAAGCTACAGGAAAGTTATCGGCTGTTATGGATAAAGAGAAGGAACATATAAAGGAAGGAAGTAGTGAAAGATTAGCTTGTCTTACAACAGTCTTAGGTGACGTTGAAATAAAACTTACAGATAAATATACGGCACTAAAAACAATAAACGAAGGTTATTCGATAGATGTTAAATTAAATAGTGATATGAAAATAATAGATATTCCATTGTTAGATAGGACAAGTTCAATTCCTTATGTTGAAAATTTAAAGTATGAAATATCCTCAAATATACTAGAAAAAATATCAGATATAGATAAGAATAATTATGAAGATATAAAGGCTGTTTTATATAAAGATAAGATTATAGATATAGAGCAATCACTAGAAAAACTATTTGGAGTTGCCATAGATATAGGAACGACAGGAATATCTGCATATCTAGTAGATATTAGAACTGGTGAGACTCTTAATAAAAAGTCATCACTAAATCCACAAACTGAATATGGTGGAGATGTACTATCTAGAATAACTTATAGCATAAGTACCTCGGAAGGAAAAGAAAATTTAAAAAGATCAATAGTTAACAAAATAAATAAAATGATACTTGAACTTGTCAAGGGAGAAGAAAATATTAAGTATGTATATAGAGTTATAGTTGCTGCAAATACAGTTATGTTGCATATGCTACTTGGAATAGATACAGAAACGATAGCAAAATCACCATATAGACCAGTATTCATAAGAAAGTTAGATATAAAGGGAAAAGATATGGGGATTAAAATAAATGAAGAAGGTATAGTAACTATATTACCTTCAGCATCAGGATATGTGGGAGCTGATATTGTTTCAGGGGCTATAGCAACAGCATTTAATAGAAAAAAACATAATGCTATATTTATAGATATAGGTACTAATGGAGAAATTCTTGTTATATCAAATGGTAAAGTAGTAGGTACATCTACAGCCGCAGGTCCCGCATTTGAGGGTATGAATATATCATGTGGATGTAGAGCTGAATCTGGCGCTATAGATACATTCATTATAGAGAATGAAAATGTTAAATTTACTACAATTAATAATGAAAGTCCAAAAGGAATTTGTGGAAGTGGACTTATAGATATAGCTTCAGAGCTAGTAAATAATAAAGTTATATTAAAAAGTGGAAAATTAAATAACAAATTAGAGGGAGAACTAGGAGAAAAGATAAGGGATAAAAAGTTTTATATAACAGATGAAATCTATATTTCTCAAGCTGATATAAGGCAAATTCAGCTTGCAAAAGGAGCAATAGCTGCAGGAATAACTATGATACTACAAAGTATCAACTTGTCTATTGATCAAATAGAAGAAGTAGTTGTAGCTGGTTCTTTTGGATATCATCTAAATCCAGAAAGTATAAGAAGAATAGGAATAATACCTAAAGGTTTTAAAGGTAAAATTAGCTTTACAGGAAACTCATCAGTAGAAGGTGCAAAGCTATCATTGATAAATAAAGATATAATTAAAGATATGATAAGACTAAAAGATGAGATAGAAGTATTAGAGCTTTCTATGAAAGAAGAATTTCAAGAATGCTTTGTAAAAGAATTAAGTTTTTAA
- a CDS encoding CobW family GTP-binding protein, whose protein sequence is MIKVHIVSGFLGAGKTTLIKKLVKFIKGKKVIIENEFGEVGIDGEIIERENYDVVEMAQGCICCSMKSDFETMIVSVIEDYNPEHIIIEPTGIGMLSEILKIFDKNDIEEKCVLTLPITVVDSLDYLLLIEEFGEFYKDQVRNAGIIVLSKTQLIEEKNIDEIIKSIRNINKSAEILYKDWNIFTELEYDDLTNIRFDCSKNSIEFVDEIKNIAENLQSYSIKNPKEFNKESLGNMLDRLTDEDYGDIIRAKGFVYGEDGSLEFSYVNGRYSINENKNHNSNRMCLIGRNLNKEALSKKLNF, encoded by the coding sequence ATGATAAAAGTTCATATAGTTTCAGGCTTTTTAGGTGCTGGTAAAACTACTTTAATAAAGAAATTAGTTAAGTTTATTAAAGGAAAAAAAGTAATTATAGAGAATGAATTTGGTGAAGTTGGGATAGATGGTGAAATTATAGAAAGAGAAAATTATGATGTTGTAGAAATGGCACAGGGATGTATTTGCTGCAGCATGAAATCAGACTTTGAGACTATGATTGTATCTGTAATCGAAGACTATAACCCAGAGCATATAATTATAGAGCCAACAGGAATAGGCATGCTAAGTGAAATTTTAAAAATCTTTGATAAAAATGATATTGAAGAAAAGTGTGTATTAACTTTACCTATAACTGTGGTAGATTCATTAGACTATCTGTTACTAATAGAGGAGTTCGGCGAATTTTATAAAGATCAGGTAAGAAATGCAGGAATAATAGTACTCAGTAAAACTCAGTTAATAGAAGAAAAGAACATAGATGAAATAATTAAGTCAATAAGAAATATTAACAAAAGTGCTGAGATACTATACAAGGATTGGAATATATTCACTGAGCTAGAATATGACGATCTTACTAACATTAGATTTGATTGTAGCAAAAATAGTATAGAGTTTGTAGATGAGATAAAAAATATAGCGGAAAACCTTCAAAGTTATAGTATTAAAAATCCTAAAGAATTTAATAAAGAAAGTTTAGGAAATATGCTAGATAGACTTACAGATGAAGATTATGGAGATATTATAAGGGCAAAAGGATTTGTATATGGTGAAGATGGCTCACTAGAATTTAGTTATGTAAACGGCAGATATAGCATTAATGAAAATAAAAACCATAATTCTAATAGAATGTGTTTAATTGGTAGGAATCTTAATAAAGAAGCTCTTTCAAAAAAATTAAACTTTTAG
- a CDS encoding RNA-guided endonuclease InsQ/TnpB family protein, which yields MIKSVKIRLLPTKEQEILMFKSVGVARFAYNWGLAKWEEEYKSGLNPNVYSIKKKFNNEIKKKEQFKWLYEVSAKITSQAFLDLQSSFNNFFRKSAKYPRFKSKKKSRQSFYVRNDSLKIKDRTVNIEKIGRVKIKTNDNIPILDSYNNPRCSYDGKY from the coding sequence ATGATAAAGTCAGTAAAAATAAGACTACTACCTACAAAAGAACAAGAAATATTAATGTTTAAATCAGTTGGTGTTGCAAGGTTTGCATACAATTGGGGTCTAGCTAAATGGGAAGAAGAATATAAAAGTGGGCTAAACCCAAATGTTTACAGTATAAAAAAGAAGTTTAATAATGAAATCAAAAAGAAAGAACAATTCAAATGGCTATACGAAGTGTCAGCAAAGATAACTTCACAAGCTTTCTTAGATTTACAAAGTTCTTTCAATAACTTCTTTCGCAAAAGTGCCAAATATCCTAGGTTTAAATCTAAAAAGAAATCAAGACAATCTTTTTACGTTAGAAATGATTCACTAAAAATAAAAGATAGAACTGTAAATATAGAAAAAATAGGTAGGGTAAAAATTAAAACCAACGACAATATCCCCATACTAGACAGCTACAATAATCCCAGATGTAGCTATGACGGGAAATACTGA
- a CDS encoding RNA-guided endonuclease InsQ/TnpB family protein produces MKLKKVRKLKKKLKRLQRQVSRKYEMNKLETKFIKTSNIIKLEKKIKLIHRKLSNIRQNHIHQATNKIIKLRPIRIVMEDLNISGMMKNKHLSKAIAEQKFYEFIRQMKYKCEFNGIGFVQADRFFPSSKKCSKCGEIKKDLKLSDRVYKCICGLEIDRDKNASINLGEYKLV; encoded by the coding sequence ATAAAACTAAAAAAAGTAAGAAAGTTAAAAAAGAAATTAAAAAGACTACAAAGACAGGTAAGTAGAAAGTATGAGATGAACAAACTGGAAACTAAGTTTATAAAAACTAGCAATATAATAAAACTAGAAAAGAAAATAAAACTAATCCATAGAAAACTATCAAATATAAGACAAAACCATATACACCAGGCCACAAATAAAATAATAAAGTTAAGACCAATAAGAATAGTTATGGAGGATCTTAACATCAGTGGAATGATGAAAAACAAACATCTATCAAAAGCAATAGCAGAACAGAAGTTTTATGAGTTCATAAGACAAATGAAATATAAATGTGAATTCAATGGTATAGGGTTTGTTCAAGCAGATAGATTTTTTCCATCATCTAAAAAGTGTAGCAAATGTGGAGAAATAAAAAAAGATCTAAAGCTTTCAGATAGAGTGTATAAATGCATCTGTGGATTAGAAATAGATAGAGATAAAAATGCTAGTATAAACTTAGGAGAATATAAATTGGTATAA
- a CDS encoding uroporphyrinogen decarboxylase family protein, with amino-acid sequence MTGINFVCKIQGDDKAIKETIKSTRFSFPKAHTNSNDIAELSKQVKEHDKNTICVVPFCSTVEVEALGAKVNLGDEKIGPRVNSFAYESIEQLSEIEKINLNEGRIKEVLDSIEKLNNEGEIVTLNVSGPFIIITSLIDPMIFYKAVRKNKELVDKVITIIEDNIINYVKEGIKRGAKIISYEDSVGSVDIVGPKVYRYLTGKVTSEVLKKIGEFDNIVVHICGKTSVALEKYEFAKSTPVKLKEDVTYGEAIIDIINNQKDIKFIGHSCMKRTPDKLKDNTVWKIDLS; translated from the coding sequence ATGACCGGAATAAATTTTGTATGTAAAATCCAAGGTGATGATAAAGCAATCAAAGAAACAATTAAAAGCACAAGGTTTTCATTTCCTAAAGCTCATACAAATAGTAATGATATTGCTGAGCTTTCAAAGCAAGTTAAGGAACATGATAAGAATACAATATGTGTAGTGCCTTTTTGTTCAACTGTGGAAGTTGAAGCATTAGGTGCAAAGGTGAATTTAGGTGATGAAAAAATAGGACCTAGAGTTAATTCATTTGCTTATGAAAGTATAGAGCAGCTTAGTGAAATAGAAAAAATAAATTTAAACGAAGGTAGAATTAAAGAAGTTCTTGATTCTATAGAAAAACTAAATAATGAAGGAGAAATCGTTACTCTAAACGTCTCGGGTCCATTCATAATAATAACATCTCTTATAGATCCTATGATATTTTATAAAGCTGTAAGAAAAAATAAGGAATTAGTTGATAAAGTAATAACAATAATAGAGGACAATATAATTAATTATGTTAAGGAAGGTATAAAGAGAGGTGCGAAAATAATATCTTATGAAGATTCAGTAGGTTCTGTAGATATTGTTGGACCTAAAGTATATAGATACTTAACAGGAAAGGTTACAAGTGAAGTACTTAAAAAAATAGGAGAGTTTGATAATATAGTAGTTCATATATGCGGAAAGACTTCAGTAGCACTAGAAAAATATGAATTTGCAAAATCAACTCCAGTAAAACTGAAAGAAGATGTTACTTACGGAGAAGCTATAATTGATATAATAAACAATCAAAAAGATATAAAATTTATAGGACATTCATGTATGAAAAGAACCCCAGATAAGCTTAAAGATAATACTGTTTGGAAAATAGATTTAAGTTAA
- a CDS encoding AEC family transporter, with protein MAFTSVLEQTITLFLLVILGFVIRKRNIITDEIIRGFSDFVLKVTLPLFIIVSMDKEFSKDRLIYSGIIIFISIFTYFIKAVISKIFTNSLNIKEPQKGVYRFLIFFSNSGFMGIPVANALYGDDGVFYAAILNITFNILLWTFGVKLVSQDNTKEENVMKKLLTNPGVFSVIIGLIIFLTPLKLPKLLYDPMNMVGSITSPLAMIVVGGILGATELGSMFRNKKLMLASLIRLIVIPLIFIFMLLPFKLPEIIVGMTIIIDAMPAAANTAMFTRMYNSDYNLASQGVFLTTLINILTTPLILYIFSKTFNL; from the coding sequence ATGGCTTTTACCAGTGTGTTAGAGCAAACTATAACACTATTTTTATTAGTTATACTAGGGTTCGTTATAAGAAAGAGAAATATAATAACGGATGAAATTATAAGAGGATTTTCAGATTTTGTTTTAAAAGTAACTTTACCATTATTTATCATAGTTTCAATGGATAAAGAATTCTCAAAAGATAGGCTAATATACAGCGGAATAATAATATTTATAAGTATCTTTACTTATTTTATAAAAGCAGTTATATCAAAGATTTTTACAAACTCTTTAAATATAAAGGAACCACAAAAAGGAGTATATAGATTTTTAATATTCTTCTCAAACTCTGGATTTATGGGAATACCAGTGGCAAACGCCCTATATGGAGATGACGGTGTATTTTATGCTGCAATACTTAATATAACATTTAACATATTGCTATGGACTTTTGGAGTAAAACTAGTTAGTCAAGATAACACAAAAGAAGAAAATGTTATGAAAAAGCTTTTGACTAATCCAGGCGTATTTAGTGTAATAATAGGTCTTATTATATTTTTAACACCTCTAAAGTTACCAAAGCTTTTATATGATCCTATGAACATGGTAGGAAGTATAACGTCACCTTTAGCTATGATAGTTGTAGGTGGTATTTTAGGTGCAACAGAATTAGGTTCTATGTTTAGAAATAAAAAACTAATGCTAGCATCACTAATTAGGTTAATAGTAATTCCATTGATATTTATATTTATGTTGTTACCATTTAAGCTACCTGAAATAATAGTAGGAATGACTATAATAATAGATGCAATGCCAGCAGCAGCTAATACGGCTATGTTTACTAGAATGTATAATTCAGACTATAACCTTGCATCTCAGGGTGTGTTTTTAACCACACTTATTAATATACTAACTACACCATTAATACTTTATATTTTTTCAAAGACATTTAATTTATAA
- a CDS encoding AEC family transporter — MFNKVLEQTIILFSLVIVGFIIRKRNIITDEVIKGFSEFVLKVTLPIFIIVSMDKEFSKDKVIYSAIILSVSILTYIIKAIISKTFTDISKVEDPQKGIYRFLIFFSNHGFMGIAIASALYGDEGVFYAAILNITFNAFVWTFGVKLVDHNESTDESSIKKFIFNPGIISVVIGLIIFLTPLSLPRLVYEPMNMLGTMTIPLAMIIVGGNLGSTELGSMFKNRTLILTCLIRLIVVPFTIILALLLFKLPKIIIGITIIIDAMPSAPNTAIFARRYDSDYSLASQGVFLTTLMSILTIPFIMYISSKLFGL; from the coding sequence ATGTTTAATAAAGTATTAGAACAAACTATAATATTATTTTCCTTAGTAATAGTTGGTTTTATTATAAGAAAAAGAAATATAATAACGGATGAAGTTATAAAGGGATTTTCAGAATTTGTTTTAAAAGTAACATTACCAATCTTTATTATAGTTTCAATGGATAAAGAGTTTTCTAAGGATAAAGTTATATATAGTGCAATAATACTTTCTGTAAGTATACTTACGTACATAATAAAGGCTATTATATCAAAGACATTTACTGATATTTCGAAAGTAGAAGATCCACAGAAAGGTATATATAGATTTTTAATATTTTTCTCAAATCATGGCTTTATGGGAATTGCAATAGCTAGTGCATTATATGGAGATGAGGGTGTATTTTATGCCGCTATACTTAATATAACTTTTAATGCTTTTGTATGGACATTTGGGGTGAAATTAGTTGACCATAATGAGAGTACAGATGAAAGTTCTATAAAGAAATTTATATTTAATCCAGGTATAATTAGTGTAGTCATAGGTCTTATTATATTTTTAACACCACTGAGTTTACCAAGACTTGTATATGAACCTATGAATATGTTGGGAACTATGACTATTCCTTTAGCTATGATAATTGTTGGCGGGAATCTAGGATCAACAGAATTAGGTTCTATGTTTAAAAATAGGACTTTAATTCTAACATGTCTAATTAGACTAATAGTAGTTCCATTTACAATAATACTTGCACTATTACTATTTAAACTACCTAAGATTATAATTGGTATAACTATAATAATAGATGCAATGCCCTCAGCACCTAATACAGCTATATTTGCTAGAAGGTATGATTCGGATTATAGCTTGGCATCTCAAGGAGTATTTTTAACTACACTTATGAGTATATTAACTATACCTTTTATAATGTATATTTCTTCTAAGCTATTTGGATTATAA
- the thiE gene encoding thiamine phosphate synthase, which translates to MRNKLKALFEKELYCITAEEFSNGKDNIQVVKELIDSGVKIIQYREKDKKSLYKYEECKKIRELTREAGVTFILNDDIDIAILVNADGVHIGQEDIPIKKVRELVGNDMFIGLSTHSSEEAQSAVANGADYIGVGPIFKTSTKKDVCDPLGFEYLEYVSKNIDIPFVAIGGIKEHNVSEVLNHGARCVCMISEIVGAEDIGLKVKRIKNIIKNTK; encoded by the coding sequence TTGAGAAATAAACTTAAAGCTTTATTCGAAAAAGAACTATATTGTATAACTGCTGAAGAATTTTCAAATGGAAAAGACAATATACAAGTTGTAAAGGAGTTAATAGACTCAGGAGTTAAGATAATTCAGTATAGAGAAAAAGATAAAAAATCTCTTTATAAGTATGAAGAATGCAAGAAAATAAGAGAGCTCACTAGAGAAGCTGGTGTTACTTTTATTCTAAATGATGATATAGATATAGCAATACTTGTAAATGCTGATGGAGTTCATATTGGACAAGAAGATATTCCTATAAAAAAAGTTAGGGAGCTTGTAGGAAATGATATGTTCATAGGGCTGTCTACTCATTCATCTGAAGAAGCTCAAAGTGCAGTAGCTAATGGTGCTGATTATATAGGAGTAGGGCCTATATTTAAAACATCTACTAAAAAAGATGTCTGTGATCCTTTAGGATTTGAATATCTTGAATATGTTTCTAAAAATATAGATATTCCTTTTGTTGCGATAGGCGGAATTAAAGAACATAATGTTTCCGAAGTTTTAAATCATGGTGCTAGGTGTGTATGTATGATTTCTGAAATAGTTGGTGCAGAAGATATAGGCTTAAAAGTTAAAAGAATAAAAAATATAATAAAAAATACTAAGTAA
- the thiF gene encoding sulfur carrier protein ThiS adenylyltransferase ThiF: protein MNLFEETLLNQLGENNFKAIQSVKIGIAGAGGLGSNCAFNLTRCGFKNFIIADFDKIEYSNLNRQFFFYHQVGMPKVEALKENLILINPDVNIDSLNIYLNYDNLEDIYNDCDIIVEAFDKSSCKKMIVEKFLGSNKLLVSASGLAGWDDSNLITTRKIKSNFYLIGDLVSEVSENCPPISPRVNTAAAKQANVILNYVINNFRR, encoded by the coding sequence ATGAATCTTTTTGAAGAAACTTTGTTAAATCAACTTGGTGAAAACAACTTTAAAGCTATACAGTCAGTCAAAATAGGTATTGCAGGTGCAGGCGGACTTGGCTCTAACTGTGCCTTTAATTTAACTAGGTGTGGATTTAAAAACTTTATAATAGCTGATTTTGACAAAATTGAATACTCTAATTTAAACAGACAGTTTTTCTTTTATCATCAAGTTGGTATGCCTAAAGTCGAGGCTCTTAAAGAAAATCTTATTTTAATAAATCCTGATGTTAATATAGATTCATTAAATATATATTTAAACTATGATAATTTAGAAGATATATATAATGATTGCGATATAATAGTTGAAGCTTTTGACAAGTCAAGTTGTAAAAAAATGATAGTTGAGAAGTTTTTAGGATCAAATAAACTTTTAGTTTCAGCATCTGGCCTTGCTGGCTGGGATGATAGTAACCTTATAACTACTAGGAAAATTAAAAGTAATTTTTATCTTATAGGAGATTTGGTTTCCGAAGTAAGTGAAAACTGCCCACCAATTTCTCCAAGAGTTAATACTGCTGCTGCTAAACAGGCGAATGTTATATTAAACTATGTAATTAATAATTTTAGGAGATGA
- the thiH gene encoding 2-iminoacetate synthase ThiH produces MSFYSICSKYKDFNLESFNKQITKNDIRKILKKSKLNSMDFLALLSPTAEYFLEDMAQLSHKLTVQQFGKTILMYTPMYLANYCTNQCVYCGFNAVNSIGRNQLTFEEVEKESKLISSKGFRHILILTGDAKSISSVEYISKCVDILRKYFNSIGIEIYALEENEYSTLVQAGVDSLTIYQETYNEELYDKLHLKGPKKDYRFRLDAPERACKANIRSVNVGALLGLDNWQKDAFLTGLHAEYIQNKYSHIDVNVSMPRIRPHVGEDFPCMPVNDKNLVQFILALRLFIPRVGITMSTREDVNFRNNVLPLGVTKMSADSNTSVGGHSKNSDDNGQFDISDNRDLQDMLLDIKNLDISQFLKIGISYSFSL; encoded by the coding sequence ATGAGTTTTTATAGTATTTGTTCTAAATACAAGGACTTCAATTTAGAAAGTTTTAATAAGCAAATTACTAAAAATGATATAAGGAAAATCTTAAAGAAAAGTAAGTTAAATTCTATGGACTTCTTAGCATTACTCTCTCCAACAGCAGAATATTTTCTTGAGGATATGGCTCAGCTATCACATAAACTTACAGTTCAGCAGTTCGGAAAGACTATACTTATGTATACTCCTATGTATTTAGCCAATTATTGTACAAATCAATGTGTCTATTGTGGGTTTAATGCAGTAAATAGTATAGGTAGAAATCAATTAACATTTGAAGAGGTTGAAAAAGAGTCGAAATTAATTTCTTCTAAAGGATTTAGGCACATATTAATACTTACCGGAGATGCAAAAAGTATATCTTCCGTAGAGTATATTAGTAAATGTGTAGATATTTTAAGGAAGTATTTTAACTCTATCGGAATAGAAATATATGCATTAGAAGAGAATGAATATTCAACATTAGTACAAGCAGGAGTTGACTCTTTAACCATATATCAAGAAACTTATAATGAAGAGCTTTATGATAAACTTCATCTCAAGGGTCCTAAGAAAGATTATAGATTTAGACTTGATGCTCCTGAAAGAGCTTGTAAGGCTAATATACGTTCAGTAAATGTTGGAGCTCTCCTAGGTCTTGATAATTGGCAAAAAGATGCCTTTTTAACAGGATTACATGCAGAGTACATTCAGAATAAATATTCTCATATAGATGTTAATGTGTCTATGCCTAGAATACGACCTCATGTTGGTGAAGACTTCCCTTGCATGCCAGTTAATGATAAAAACCTAGTTCAGTTTATATTAGCTCTTAGACTTTTTATACCCAGAGTTGGAATAACAATGTCAACAAGAGAAGATGTCAATTTTAGAAACAATGTACTACCACTAGGTGTTACTAAAATGTCAGCGGATTCTAATACTTCTGTAGGCGGACATTCTAAAAATAGTGATGATAATGGACAATTTGATATATCTGATAACAGAGACTTACAGGATATGTTATTAGACATAAAAAACTTGGATATCAGCCAGTTCTTAAAGATTGGGATATCATATAGTTTTAGTTTATAA
- a CDS encoding thiazole synthase, giving the protein MSDKLIIGGKEFSSRLLVGTGKYSSDKLIPQVLEKSKSEIITVALRRVNFSSDSENILSYIPKGIQLLPNTSGARNAEEAIRIARLARATGCGDWIKIEVISDNKYLLPDGYETIKATEVLASEGFVVLPYISPDLMVAKELVNVGAATVMPLGSPIGSNRGIQTRELIRILIDEIPIPVIVDAGIGKPSDACEAMEMGADACLLNTAIASSNDPILMAQAFGSAVEAGRKAYLAGLGEVNITASASSPLTGFLNE; this is encoded by the coding sequence ATGTCCGATAAACTAATAATTGGTGGAAAAGAGTTTAGTAGTAGATTGCTTGTTGGAACTGGTAAATATTCTTCCGATAAGCTTATTCCACAAGTCTTGGAAAAATCTAAATCTGAAATCATTACGGTTGCTTTAAGAAGAGTAAATTTTAGTTCTGATTCAGAAAATATACTAAGTTACATACCTAAAGGTATCCAACTTCTCCCTAATACATCTGGAGCAAGAAATGCTGAAGAAGCAATACGAATAGCTAGACTTGCAAGGGCAACAGGATGTGGAGATTGGATTAAAATAGAAGTTATTTCAGACAATAAATATCTTCTTCCTGATGGATATGAAACTATAAAGGCTACTGAAGTTCTAGCATCTGAAGGATTCGTAGTCCTTCCATATATAAGTCCAGATCTTATGGTGGCAAAAGAGCTTGTTAATGTAGGGGCTGCTACTGTTATGCCTTTAGGTTCTCCTATCGGATCAAATAGAGGTATACAGACTAGAGAGCTAATTAGAATACTCATAGATGAAATACCTATTCCAGTAATTGTAGATGCAGGTATAGGTAAGCCCTCTGATGCTTGTGAAGCTATGGAAATGGGTGCTGATGCTTGCCTTTTAAATACAGCTATAGCTTCATCTAATGACCCTATACTTATGGCTCAAGCTTTTGGTAGTGCGGTTGAAGCTGGAAGAAAGGCTTACCTTGCAGGACTTGGAGAAGTAAATATAACAGCAAGTGCATCTTCTCCACTTACAGGTTTTTTAAACGAATAA
- the thiS gene encoding sulfur carrier protein ThiS: MNIFINGQKEVIEESITLLDYLISKGLYPNNVVVEYNLNVLRSEDWANTVLKENDSLEVLSFVGGG; encoded by the coding sequence ATGAACATTTTTATAAATGGTCAGAAAGAAGTTATAGAAGAAAGTATAACTCTTTTAGATTATTTAATATCCAAAGGACTTTATCCAAATAATGTAGTGGTTGAATATAATCTTAATGTACTTAGAAGTGAAGATTGGGCTAATACAGTATTAAAAGAAAATGATAGCTTAGAAGTTTTAAGCTTTGTAGGAGGAGGTTGA